The window CGGAGGCAAGCTCTGAGTTGCATTTTTGCCAGGTCCGGCAGGTCTGCTCCGATATTGACTCCTCTGGTCGGATCTTCTCTGAGGGCCACGAGTTCGAAGTCTCTGTCTGGAATTGGTCAGGGGATCCCTTCTGATGTGCCTGAGTTGATGATATGCTCGGGTTCTCCCAGAAAAGGACTGTCGAGGTCGACAGTGTCGATGCGGGGCGTAGATTTGTTGGTCTCTGAGACTGCGCTGGTTGCTGTTTTATCTTGGGCCGATGTCTTTATCGTGCTCAAGCCCTTGGCGAAAGCTTCAAAGCACCTCCTGGCTGCTTCGATGTCCCCATTGAGTGTTGCTACTTGTCCTTTGGTCGTATAGTATTTAAGCTTGATATGCACGGTCGAGGGAACTGCGATTAACTCGGCTAGTGTTGGGCATCCGAGGATGCACTGGTATATCGAGGGGCAGTCGATGACCAGGAAATGGACTTTGACGGCCCTCGCGGTTTCCGCCAATCCGATCGTAACAATGAGCTCGACGAATCCCCATGGCTTTGTCACCGTGCCGTTGAAACCTTGTAGGTCTGATCCTACGTAAGGGGTGAGGTGACTGTCGTTCAGTTGCAGCATTCTGAAAagttgggagtacatgatgtcaacTAAACTTCCCTGATCGACCAATAGTCGTCGAACGTCAAAATTGGCCATGCGCGCCCGGATGAGAAGGGGAATGGTGGCATTGGGTGCCCCATCAAGCAATTCCTCTTTGTAAAAGGAGATGGAGGATGGGCTGCCTTTGGCATGGTCGAGCGTGGTGGCCTTGCTTGCGCTGGCTGAGATCAGTTCGTCAAATTTGCGTTTTACGGATCC of the Vicia villosa cultivar HV-30 ecotype Madison, WI unplaced genomic scaffold, Vvil1.0 ctg.002723F_1_1, whole genome shotgun sequence genome contains:
- the LOC131639643 gene encoding uncharacterized protein LOC131639643 yields the protein MPARPNVDKLKFCQFHKGHGHNTEDCIHLKDAIEILIREGHWMQYAKKQEAAREAKPVTEEKTAEDTPAMQVAVSITRSEDFYLPGWAKSATTTSPHSAWEMFPSATVISGGGFSKLTVGSVKRKFDELISASASKATTLDHAKGSPSSISFYKEELLDGAPNATIPLLIRARMANFDVRRLLVDQGSLVDIMYSQLFRMLQLNDSHLTPYVGSDLQGFNGTVTKPWGFVELIVTIGLAETARAVKVHFLVIDCPSIYQCILGCPTLAELIAVPSTVHIKLKYYTTKGQVATLNGDIEAARRCFEAFAKGLSTIKTSAQDKTATSAVSETNKSTPRIDTVDLDSPFLGEPEHIINSGTSEGIP